The following is a genomic window from Spirochaeta cellobiosiphila DSM 17781.
TATATACCCAATTGAGAAAATCATTGCTCCTGATACTATCGCTACGGCAATGTTGTTATCTAAAAGACATTCTTTTTCATTAATGTTTCTATTGAATTTACCAAATACGGTAAATCCAAAGTAGAGTATAAATACTCCCAGTACTATAGCAATAAGTACGGTTATGATACCGCTTAATAAGATTATTATGTCCATTGATTATCCTTATTTGAATTGTTCCGCATATTTTCCAGGTGAAATACCTGTATATTTTTTAAAAGTTCTAATGAGAGTAGCAGAATTATTAAAGCCTGATTTAGTTGTTAGGACATTCAATTTGATTGTTGGATCTGCCTGAATGATATCTTTACAGGCTCTCACCCGTTCAAGACTGAGCAGATCCTTGAAGTTTCTTCCAGCGTGTTCTTTAAATATTCTACTAATATAGGTGGGCGATAGCTTAAAATTATCTGCTATATCTATAAGAGCTAGATTAGGATCCTGATAATTATCCTTAATGTATTGTACTAATTTGATATTAAAGCTCTCTTCCTGAAAATCTCCTGAGTCTTTAATCTTGTCCACTATCTTTTTAGTTAATTCAACTGCTTTATCGACCTGTTCTAGACGGCTTCCATATTGAAAGTATTCACCAAGGCTTTCGTTTTGTTCAAAGTAATAGGATTCTGATTTATTCAACTGCATGAAGATACGTTTATAGGTTCTTATTAAAGCAGTAAATAAATTGTCCCATTCTTGAGTATTCAGGCCTAACTTACGGTTTTTGTCCAAGATGTTATGAACCAGGGAAGGAGCTTCTGATTTAGCTGTTGTAATATAGTCAATAATGCGTTGTTCTGTTTCCAACGGATAAAAAAAGCTCACCGTTGAAGCGGATACTTCTGGTATAGTGAGTCTTTTGGAAGCAAATAGATAATTATGAATTTTATCTTGTTTGGTCTCGATATGCCAGCTGATACGAAATAACTCGGAAGAATCCAGATAGGGGCTTATTTCGGTCATTAGATCCTGAATATTGATTTGAGGCATTTCCCATATGAGAAGAGCCATTTCAAAGGGTGTTAAAT
Proteins encoded in this region:
- a CDS encoding helix-turn-helix transcriptional regulator; the encoded protein is MSKTNLFRRRKLSTTALKGEKKLRRLWNRQDTRSLQNLLLLTIHTEQEGLYHLNLIKDHIKSLYREILEGFGEYSFLDLTPFEMALLIWEMPQINIQDLMTEISPYLDSSELFRISWHIETKQDKIHNYLFASKRLTIPEVSASTVSFFYPLETEQRIIDYITTAKSEAPSLVHNILDKNRKLGLNTQEWDNLFTALIRTYKRIFMQLNKSESYYFEQNESLGEYFQYGSRLEQVDKAVELTKKIVDKIKDSGDFQEESFNIKLVQYIKDNYQDPNLALIDIADNFKLSPTYISRIFKEHAGRNFKDLLSLERVRACKDIIQADPTIKLNVLTTKSGFNNSATLIRTFKKYTGISPGKYAEQFK